A single genomic interval of Marmota flaviventris isolate mMarFla1 chromosome 14, mMarFla1.hap1, whole genome shotgun sequence harbors:
- the Il1f10 gene encoding interleukin-1 family member 10 translates to MCSLPMAKYYIIKDADQKALYTRDGQLLVGDPDTDDCSAEKVCVLPNRDLDRAKVPILLGLQGGSRCLACVQTEEGPSLQLEDVNIEDLYKGGERATRFTFFQSSLGSAFRLEAAACPGWFLCGPEEPQQPVRLAKESEPSARTEFYFEQSR, encoded by the exons ATGTGCTCCCTCCCCATGGCGAAATACTACAT AATCAAGGATGCGGATCAGAAGGCGCTGTACACTAGAGATGGCCAGCTGCTGGTGGGTGACCCCGACACCGACGACTGCAGCGCTG AGAAGGTCTGCGTACTTCCTAACAGAGACCTGGACAGGGCCAAGGTCCCCATCCTCCTGGGGCTCCAGGGAGGGAGCcgctgcctggcatgtgtgcagacAGAAGAGGGACCTTCCCTGCAGCTGGAG GACGTGAACATCGAGGACTTGTACAAGGGAGGCGAACGGGCCACGCGCTTCACCTTCTTCCAGAGCAGCCTGGGCTCCGCCTTCAGGTTGGAGGCGGCCGCCTGCCCTGGCTGGTTCCTCTGCGGCCCGGAGGAGCCCCAGCAGCCGGTGCGGCTTGCCAAGGAGAGCGAGCCCTCGGCCCGCACTGAGTTCTACTTTGAACAGAGTCGGTAG
- the Il36rn gene encoding interleukin-36 receptor antagonist protein translates to MVLSGALCFRMKDSALKVLYLHNNQLLAGGLHEGKVIKGEEISVVPNRSLDASLSPVILGVQGGSQCLSCGTEKEPTLKLEPVNIMELYRSAKESKSFTFYRRDMGLTSSFESAAYPGWFLCTAPEADQPVRLTQIPKDAAWDTPWDAPITDFYFQPCD, encoded by the exons ATGGTCCTGAGTGGGGCGCTGTGCTTCCG AATGAAGGACTCGGCCCTGAAGGTGCTCTATCTGCACAACAACCAGCTTCTGGCCGGAGGGCTGCACGAGGGGAAGGTCATTAAAG GTGAGGAGATCAGTGTTGTCCCCAATCGGTCACTGGATGCCAGTCTGTCTCCAGTcatcctgggtgtccagggagggAGTCAGTGCCTGTCGTGTGGGACAGAGAAGGAACCAACTCTGAAACTGGAG CCCGTGAACATCATGGAGCTCTACCGCAGCGCCAAGGAGTCCAAGAGCTTCACCTTCTACCGGAGGGACATGGGACTCACCTCCAGCTTTGAGTCAGCCGCCTACCCAGGCTGGTTCCTCTGCACAGCGCCCGAGGCTGACCAGCCTGTGAGGCTCACCCAGATCCCCAAGGACGCTGCTTGGGACACCCCCTGGGACGCCCCCATTACGGACTTCTACTTCCAGCCCTGTGATTAG